The Parambassis ranga chromosome 1, fParRan2.1, whole genome shotgun sequence genome includes a region encoding these proteins:
- the LOC114428280 gene encoding prostate-specific antigen-like, producing the protein MCTTSVTVSTAVDLQKRIFGGKDCDPAQRAYHVRLVGESDGKRSLCGGSLIHEEWILTSAHCKKSKMYATVGSEPEVEIKRTVVYPDMTSCCCCYQIPQKSHPYIFQYITGDSGGGVVYNNMIYGIISGVGEYACELPALFLNVCFYTDWIKDILHKQSANNNIRI; encoded by the exons ATGTGCACCACGA GTGTCACAGTGAGCACAGCAGTAGATCTACAGAAGAGGATTTTTGGTGGTAAAGACTGTGACCCTGCACAGAGGGCGTATCATGTCAGATTAGTTGGAGAGTCGGATGGAAAGCGTTCTCTGTGTGGTGGCTCCCTGATCCATGAAGAGTGGATTCTAACATCAGCTCACTGCAAAAAGAGCAAAAT GTATGCAACTGTGGGTTCAGAACCGGAAGTGGAAATTAAAAGAACAGTAGTTTATCCAGATATGacatcatgctgctgctgttaccaAATCCCTCAAAAATCACACCCATA TATCTTTCAGTATATTACA GGTGACTCCGGTGGTGGAGTGGTTTACAACAATATGATTTACGGCATCATTTCAGGTGTTGGTGAATATGCCTGTGAGCTACCAGCTCTGTTCttgaatgtctgtttttacacGGACTGGATTAAAGACATTTTGCACAAGCAAAGTGCTAACAACAACATCAGAATATAA